Proteins from a genomic interval of Trifolium pratense cultivar HEN17-A07 linkage group LG6, ARS_RC_1.1, whole genome shotgun sequence:
- the LOC123889243 gene encoding phosphatidylinositol transfer protein 3-like encodes MSSFKKLRESILEKKLSPEEQQIKIGEVKKIIGPIADKFPTICSDASVLRFLKARNYNTIKAARMLRGTIKWRLEFKPDKIRWDDVAREALIGRLYKADYLDKQGRIVFVMKAGIQSTSASIVQIKYLVYCLENAILNISSSTQEQMVWLIDFQGWSASCVSSKVTRDTAQVLQNHYPERLGLAVFYNPPKLFQSFWTMVKPFLEPKTYRKVTFVYPDNPKSRVMMEELFDMDKLESCFGGKNTAKVNFEAYGQNMREDDKRMTAFIDSGCSTPSFYSSEVNEALQSRNDSEDESSGNEAVYSNLEEDDEVHHDRNE; translated from the exons ATGTCGTCGTTTAAGAAATTGAGAGAAAGtatacttgaaaaaaaattatctccAGAAGAGCAGCAGATCAAG ATCGGAGAAGTCAAAAAGATAATCGGTCCAATTGCTGATAAGTTCCCGACAATATGTTCGGATGCATCAGTGCTAAGGTTTCTTAAAGCAAGAAACTATAATACTATAAAGGCTGCTAGGATGTTGAGAGGCACCATTAAATGGAGGCTGGAGTTCAAGCCTGATAAGATTCGATGG GATGATGTAGCTCGAGAAGCTTTGATCGGAAGGCTGTATAAAGCTGATTACTTGGACAAGCAAGGAAGGATTGTTTTTGTTATGAAAGCTGGAATTCAG AGTACAAGTGCGTCAATCGTACAGATCAAGTACCTCGTTTACTGTTTGGAGAATGCCATATTGAATATTAGTTCCTCCACACAAGAACAGATGGTTTGGCTAATTGATTTTCAAGGGTGGAGCGCATCGTGTGTATCATCAAAGGTCACCCGAGATACTGCTCAAGTCCTGCAGAATCATTACCCTGAAAGATTGGGCCTTGCAGTCTTTTACAATCCGCCAAAATTGTTCCAGTCATTTTGGACG ATGGTGAAACCATTTCTTGAACCAAAGACTTACAGAAAAGTGACATTTGTTTACCCTGACAACCCGAAAAGCCGAGTGATGATGGAAGAACTCTTTGACATGGACAAGCTAGAATCCTGTTTTGGTGGAAAGAATACAGCTAAAGTGAACTTTGAAGCTTATGGTCAAAATATGAGAGAAGATGACAAAAGGATGACTGCTTTCATTGATTCTGGCTGTTCAACTCCTAGCTTTTATAGCTCAGAAGTTAATGAAGCACTTCAATCAAGGAATGATTCTGAGGATGAATCATCTGGTAATGAAGCAGTTTATTCAAACTTGGAGGAAGATGATGAGGTTCATCATGACAGAAATGAATGA